A region of Coturnix japonica isolate 7356 chromosome 15, Coturnix japonica 2.1, whole genome shotgun sequence DNA encodes the following proteins:
- the KIAA1671 gene encoding uncharacterized protein KIAA1671 homolog isoform X3, with translation MDYLGDKLSVAQTHMTQWMGTVRRSLQEALNLVTAAVAHERSAGPRAPLKRTSSFRHFASRSRESFRRFSVRSQQRFSSLRKRQSSAEQPDLDQLKQCFTRQPPEAKDTDTLVQEPDSQYGTWSEQRRSGDSFVPESPSSENDVISTRKQPPNSQPSSLSSQTEPTSLADRCDFSKDQRSTSLDRSSTDIDSTDGTELPPPGDAYPDGKTTDFSFIDQTTILDSSALKNRVQLSKKRRHRAPLSHSVRRSRGLEYDNRFSLTEESGSTWMFKDSTEEKKPMQQEDSDEEEKTQRSGRLSSVQAQRLPIFPGMDHSVLKAQLRKRHESESPGEPSSAQPFKSPKPQLGTPGSRILPSSVEKEERSEEKSPQWLKELKSKKRQSHYENQV, from the exons ATGGATTACCTGGGAGACAAGCTGAGCGTGGCCCAAACTCACATGACCCAGTGGATGGGCACGGTGCGCCGATCCCTGCAGGAAGCTCTCAACCTGGTGACGGCTGCGGTGGCCCACGAACGATCTGCCGGCCCCAGGGCCCCCCTGAAGCGGACCTCCTCCTTCAGGCACTTCGCCTCCCGCAGCCGGGAATCCTTCCGGCGCTTCTCGGTGCGCAGCCAGCAGCGCTTCTCCTCGCTAAGGAAGAGGCAGAGCAGTGCGGAGCAGCCCGACCTT GACCAGCTGAAGCAATGCTTCACAAGACAGCCCCCCGAAGCCAAGGACACAGACACACTGGTGCAGGAGCCCGACAGCCAGTATGGCACCTGGAGCGAGCAGCGACGCAGCGGAGACAG CTTTGTACCTGAATCTCCTTCATCAGAAAACGATGTCATTTCTACAAGAAAGCAGCCACCAAACAGCCAGCCATCGTCCCTGTCCTCTCAAACAGAGCCCACCTCCCTGGCTGACCGCTGTGACTTCTCTAAAGACCAAAGGAGCACAAGTCTGGACCGTTCCAGCACTGATATAGACTCTACTGATGGAACCGAGTTACCTCCTCCAGGAGATGCCTATCCTGATGGAAAGACCACTGACTTCTCCTTCATTGAT caAACCACTATTCTGGACTCCAGTGCACTGAAAAACCGCGTACAGCTCAGCAAGAAGAGACGCCATCGGGCTCCTCTTTCCCACTCAGTGAGAAGAAGCAGAGGACTGGAGTATGACAACAGATTTTCATTGACGGAAGAATCGGGTAGTACATGGATGTTTAAAGATTCCACAG AAGAGAAGAAACCTATGCAACAAGAGGATtctgatgaggaagaaaagacacAGCGTTCTGGGAGATTGTCTTCTGTGCAAGCTCAGAGGCTTCCCATATTTCCAGGAATGGACCACTCTGTTCTCAAG GCCCAGCTGCGGAAAAGGCACGAGTCTGAGAGTCCTGGTGAGCCAAGTTCTGCTCAGCCGTTTAAATCCCCTAAACCACAGCTTGGAACTCCTGGTAGCAGAATACTGCCCTCCAGTGTAGAGAAGGAGGAAAG GTCAGAAGAAAAATCCCCTCAGTGGCTTAAGGAGCTGAAATCAAAGAAGAGACAGAGCCATTATGAGAATCAGGTTTGA
- the KIAA1671 gene encoding uncharacterized protein KIAA1671 homolog isoform X2 has translation MTFSLWAAFIHRLDQLKQCFTRQPPEAKDTDTLVQEPDSQYGTWSEQRRSGDSFVPESPSSENDVISTRKQPPNSQPSSLSSQTEPTSLADRCDFSKDQRSTSLDRSSTDIDSTDGTELPPPGDAYPDGKTTDFSFIDQTTILDSSALKNRVQLSKKRRHRAPLSHSVRRSRGLEYDNRFSLTEESGSTWMFKDSTEEKKPMQQEDSDEEEKTQRSGRLSSVQAQRLPIFPGMDHSVLKAQLRKRHESESPGEPSSAQPFKSPKPQLGTPGSRILPSSVEKEERSEEKSPQWLKELKSKKRQSHYENQV, from the exons ATGACCTTCTCCCTGTGGGCAGCGTTCATCCACCGGCTA GACCAGCTGAAGCAATGCTTCACAAGACAGCCCCCCGAAGCCAAGGACACAGACACACTGGTGCAGGAGCCCGACAGCCAGTATGGCACCTGGAGCGAGCAGCGACGCAGCGGAGACAG CTTTGTACCTGAATCTCCTTCATCAGAAAACGATGTCATTTCTACAAGAAAGCAGCCACCAAACAGCCAGCCATCGTCCCTGTCCTCTCAAACAGAGCCCACCTCCCTGGCTGACCGCTGTGACTTCTCTAAAGACCAAAGGAGCACAAGTCTGGACCGTTCCAGCACTGATATAGACTCTACTGATGGAACCGAGTTACCTCCTCCAGGAGATGCCTATCCTGATGGAAAGACCACTGACTTCTCCTTCATTGAT caAACCACTATTCTGGACTCCAGTGCACTGAAAAACCGCGTACAGCTCAGCAAGAAGAGACGCCATCGGGCTCCTCTTTCCCACTCAGTGAGAAGAAGCAGAGGACTGGAGTATGACAACAGATTTTCATTGACGGAAGAATCGGGTAGTACATGGATGTTTAAAGATTCCACAG AAGAGAAGAAACCTATGCAACAAGAGGATtctgatgaggaagaaaagacacAGCGTTCTGGGAGATTGTCTTCTGTGCAAGCTCAGAGGCTTCCCATATTTCCAGGAATGGACCACTCTGTTCTCAAG GCCCAGCTGCGGAAAAGGCACGAGTCTGAGAGTCCTGGTGAGCCAAGTTCTGCTCAGCCGTTTAAATCCCCTAAACCACAGCTTGGAACTCCTGGTAGCAGAATACTGCCCTCCAGTGTAGAGAAGGAGGAAAG GTCAGAAGAAAAATCCCCTCAGTGGCTTAAGGAGCTGAAATCAAAGAAGAGACAGAGCCATTATGAGAATCAGGTTTGA
- the KIAA1671 gene encoding uncharacterized protein KIAA1671 homolog isoform X5, with protein sequence MLIQLRNEKDQLKQCFTRQPPEAKDTDTLVQEPDSQYGTWSEQRRSGDSFVPESPSSENDVISTRKQPPNSQPSSLSSQTEPTSLADRCDFSKDQRSTSLDRSSTDIDSTDGTELPPPGDAYPDGKTTDFSFIDQTTILDSSALKNRVQLSKKRRHRAPLSHSVRRSRGLEYDNRFSLTEESGSTWMFKDSTEEKKPMQQEDSDEEEKTQRSGRLSSVQAQRLPIFPGMDHSVLKAQLRKRHESESPGEPSSAQPFKSPKPQLGTPGSRILPSSVEKEERSEEKSPQWLKELKSKKRQSHYENQV encoded by the exons ATGCTTATCCAGCTCCGGAATGAGAAA GACCAGCTGAAGCAATGCTTCACAAGACAGCCCCCCGAAGCCAAGGACACAGACACACTGGTGCAGGAGCCCGACAGCCAGTATGGCACCTGGAGCGAGCAGCGACGCAGCGGAGACAG CTTTGTACCTGAATCTCCTTCATCAGAAAACGATGTCATTTCTACAAGAAAGCAGCCACCAAACAGCCAGCCATCGTCCCTGTCCTCTCAAACAGAGCCCACCTCCCTGGCTGACCGCTGTGACTTCTCTAAAGACCAAAGGAGCACAAGTCTGGACCGTTCCAGCACTGATATAGACTCTACTGATGGAACCGAGTTACCTCCTCCAGGAGATGCCTATCCTGATGGAAAGACCACTGACTTCTCCTTCATTGAT caAACCACTATTCTGGACTCCAGTGCACTGAAAAACCGCGTACAGCTCAGCAAGAAGAGACGCCATCGGGCTCCTCTTTCCCACTCAGTGAGAAGAAGCAGAGGACTGGAGTATGACAACAGATTTTCATTGACGGAAGAATCGGGTAGTACATGGATGTTTAAAGATTCCACAG AAGAGAAGAAACCTATGCAACAAGAGGATtctgatgaggaagaaaagacacAGCGTTCTGGGAGATTGTCTTCTGTGCAAGCTCAGAGGCTTCCCATATTTCCAGGAATGGACCACTCTGTTCTCAAG GCCCAGCTGCGGAAAAGGCACGAGTCTGAGAGTCCTGGTGAGCCAAGTTCTGCTCAGCCGTTTAAATCCCCTAAACCACAGCTTGGAACTCCTGGTAGCAGAATACTGCCCTCCAGTGTAGAGAAGGAGGAAAG GTCAGAAGAAAAATCCCCTCAGTGGCTTAAGGAGCTGAAATCAAAGAAGAGACAGAGCCATTATGAGAATCAGGTTTGA
- the KIAA1671 gene encoding uncharacterized protein KIAA1671 homolog isoform X4, which yields MRVQIALLVRRAAFKCVGVLLAAAGGGEHGQPGPKEDGSALALNCGRMEYYYCPRLLKFLQYLWDQLKQCFTRQPPEAKDTDTLVQEPDSQYGTWSEQRRSGDSFVPESPSSENDVISTRKQPPNSQPSSLSSQTEPTSLADRCDFSKDQRSTSLDRSSTDIDSTDGTELPPPGDAYPDGKTTDFSFIDQTTILDSSALKNRVQLSKKRRHRAPLSHSVRRSRGLEYDNRFSLTEESGSTWMFKDSTEEKKPMQQEDSDEEEKTQRSGRLSSVQAQRLPIFPGMDHSVLKAQLRKRHESESPGEPSSAQPFKSPKPQLGTPGSRILPSSVEKEERSEEKSPQWLKELKSKKRQSHYENQV from the exons ATGCGGGTGCAGATAGCGTTGCTCGTTAGGCGCGCTGCCTTTAAGTGTGTGGgtgtgctcctggctgctgctggaggaggggagCACGGGCAGCCTGGCCCAAAGGAGGATGGTTCGGCGTTAGCTTTGAACTGTGGAAGAATGGAGTATTACTACTGCCCGCGTTTGTTGAAGTTCTTGCAGTATTTGTGG GACCAGCTGAAGCAATGCTTCACAAGACAGCCCCCCGAAGCCAAGGACACAGACACACTGGTGCAGGAGCCCGACAGCCAGTATGGCACCTGGAGCGAGCAGCGACGCAGCGGAGACAG CTTTGTACCTGAATCTCCTTCATCAGAAAACGATGTCATTTCTACAAGAAAGCAGCCACCAAACAGCCAGCCATCGTCCCTGTCCTCTCAAACAGAGCCCACCTCCCTGGCTGACCGCTGTGACTTCTCTAAAGACCAAAGGAGCACAAGTCTGGACCGTTCCAGCACTGATATAGACTCTACTGATGGAACCGAGTTACCTCCTCCAGGAGATGCCTATCCTGATGGAAAGACCACTGACTTCTCCTTCATTGAT caAACCACTATTCTGGACTCCAGTGCACTGAAAAACCGCGTACAGCTCAGCAAGAAGAGACGCCATCGGGCTCCTCTTTCCCACTCAGTGAGAAGAAGCAGAGGACTGGAGTATGACAACAGATTTTCATTGACGGAAGAATCGGGTAGTACATGGATGTTTAAAGATTCCACAG AAGAGAAGAAACCTATGCAACAAGAGGATtctgatgaggaagaaaagacacAGCGTTCTGGGAGATTGTCTTCTGTGCAAGCTCAGAGGCTTCCCATATTTCCAGGAATGGACCACTCTGTTCTCAAG GCCCAGCTGCGGAAAAGGCACGAGTCTGAGAGTCCTGGTGAGCCAAGTTCTGCTCAGCCGTTTAAATCCCCTAAACCACAGCTTGGAACTCCTGGTAGCAGAATACTGCCCTCCAGTGTAGAGAAGGAGGAAAG GTCAGAAGAAAAATCCCCTCAGTGGCTTAAGGAGCTGAAATCAAAGAAGAGACAGAGCCATTATGAGAATCAGGTTTGA
- the CRYBB3 gene encoding beta-crystallin B3 gives MMTEQQSPPEQMVTGEGTGERGGNYKITIYELENFQGRRCELSEELPNVVEKALEKVGSIQVESGPWLGFERQAFAGEQFVLEKGDYPRWDSWSNSHNSDSLMSLRPLQIDSPDHKIHLFENAGYTGRKMEIVDDDVPSLWAHGFQDRVASVRALNGTWVGYEYPGYRGRQHVFEKGEYRHWNEWDANQPLMQSVRRVRDQQWHQRGCFENS, from the exons ATGATGACTGAGCAGCAGAGTCCCCCCGAGCAGATGGTGACTGGGGAGGGCACTGGTGAGCGTGGTGGCAATTACAAG ATCACCATCTATGAGTTGGAGAACTTCCAGGGCCGCAGGTGCGAGTTGAGCGAGGAGCTCCCCAACGTAGTGGAGAAAGCTCTGGAGAAGGTGGGCTCCATCCAGGTGGAGTCTGGCCC gtgGCTGGGCTTTGAGCGACAGGCCTTTGCTGGGGAGCAGTTTGTGCTGGAGAAGGGTGACTACCCACGCTGGGACTCCTGGTCCAACAGCCACAACAGCGACAGCCTCATGTCCCTCCGCCCCCTCCAGATC GACAGCCCCGACCACAAGATCCACCTCTTTGAGAACGCTGGCTACACTGGGCGCAAGATGGAGATTGTGGATGACGACGTGCCCAGCCTGTGGGCTCATGGCTTCCAGGACCGCGTGGCCAGCGTCCGGGCTCTGAATGGAAC GTGGGTGGGCTATGAGTACCCTGGGTACCGGGGCCGCCAGCACGTCTTTGAGAAGGGCGAGTACCGGCACTGGAACGAATGGGACGCCAACCAGCCCCTGATGCAGTCGGTGCGTCGAGTGAGGGACCAGCAGTGGCACCAGCGTGGCTGCTTCGAGAACAGCTGA
- the KIAA1671 gene encoding uncharacterized protein KIAA1671 homolog isoform X1 has translation MATRVEINSTLASLTTVPDLNEIRTEDKSQRVYVSVLSDVSSKAKEPSASLTLEEKSKFGSTLRSATMPSLGSRPRLFPKPFSKDTPSDTFANVKPPITSFRTSSLIRKPSEETTSAKVSAGNVPPLVDQKVIGNESKAGGEVVTNMTFYSGHNTNTVILFETAGTEQSKVSLAQGKRAADDHRVLSTIQTKESQSNVKQEKPSQPSHETSRSPEGSLHRQILLSSSVRPVSWNSLKTGEKKDAPEDRSVEKTNTDANNINNKVGISLDVQQRPKPRPVSAVFLESLRDQTHRTVEASEEKSPTEKSWVRKPRPLSMDLTAKFELKDLSTSKKACSSHESKETVSVTSFTDVGSHGQSETGPKTEEIEFNKGSSSKTNLKCSSQEISILNKGKHTWETKQKSESEQTETKPSIVTNLYSSERAFESAGESRTNREGKRLDQKETCVFLSCESPAASSEKENSIVRGSVKKHISLFTSENPGASVDTETLPSAAERENKCVNIQQRIKELTTESTDAKPGNLRRSLQSRPLSADLTKMFSSPTSSTSEVKPEKAAEVRNNSGSEMQEHQKSKEITMLAHREDPTEAHAAGNPWKSRQVVKITNRTDQTETKGSFPGDSQRFSQQSENSISFTSSFEKRLKPTNVTEKTCIKTVRATMFDHNVQRHNVADDLPGTVSPLKMSGELEAKPDVVTLGHTRRSWVGEAFPSKSPSRDPNDFFSSECTLSERKKDLDKTETDPVLIAEKIPYSTNRNKSSGVNEKTSKLHAEIKTDRSEDSSTDGTGRSNLVKCSSEKSSFRQRGVDYEFGPSFGHEVVSTSVKKQQVHSSSVLLSGQLCKSSSSLHPDVKEESRAFAVRRSLDSNFKDQDLGLHSTAPENREKIRAIDPEEKVRRTKSSISDLKTSERWRRKTLPHDSVKAEEISWLTPDNTKRLSWTDSLQLEENSLKKRNIKERMEGHEAKQTAPGSSDEHLKNQSSTLEPKATYFAVTYQISSIKKEKSFVGTAGTSVSSKISSSSEGGAVNVGPDFPGRSKPDKSIVSMDCREESREVYVKKDWVKGEDKDNASSKNIASSNFHVSGKDKCYEKGLDQAKEKIIDVDAFLLKQERENVAQTDVKSSRGKVSTYHEPRSSLHFAQLHKEGEVVTQKSSESSCGVSGRKAEDGYRLQVLDIDALMAEYKEESVKGGSIQDKVSEEHSLFGRSKSKNKRNVSDRVSSSYTWKEWKGSDHYAVSSKQGERVEEYHRPEKLVPTEKSKEKLDSHGPESDKQKSKDKKLGSPPWENPSCLFPDKFANSPVEFTAKKTFIIDDDQDVNLTSRNQSSQAVIDKVQPVHAVGVDQKLEVNFASRLSIKANDGLLQRKVVTKEQFSEVTLEGDWSKNVARSSVTKNRDDVNKVTCANDSSNVKSKTKDWKSSTSGLGSATPDLRRSYSEKSRPGKDGPSHMQEVRGKKELYRSRQSFPPESVDNGWKTKVVSQSESYFHEDKKAPRKEWTKQSSEKTDGREFSFVSTQRRSHSFFYKDRRTESITDQLKQCFTRQPPEAKDTDTLVQEPDSQYGTWSEQRRSGDSFVPESPSSENDVISTRKQPPNSQPSSLSSQTEPTSLADRCDFSKDQRSTSLDRSSTDIDSTDGTELPPPGDAYPDGKTTDFSFIDQTTILDSSALKNRVQLSKKRRHRAPLSHSVRRSRGLEYDNRFSLTEESGSTWMFKDSTEEKKPMQQEDSDEEEKTQRSGRLSSVQAQRLPIFPGMDHSVLKAQLRKRHESESPGEPSSAQPFKSPKPQLGTPGSRILPSSVEKEERSEEKSPQWLKELKSKKRQSHYENQV, from the exons ATGGCAACAAGAGTTGAGATAAACTCTACTTTGGCGTCTTTGACGACTGTGCCTGACTTAAATGAGATCAGAACTGAAGATAAATCACAGCGAGTGTATGTAAGTGTGCTCTCAGATgtaagcagcaaagcaaaggagcCTTCAGCATCGCTAACGCTTGAAGAGAAGAGCAAATTTGGGAGCACTCTGAGATCTGCAACAATGCCGTCGCTGGGATCAAGGCCAAGACTCTTCCCCAAACCTTTTTCTAAAGATACGCCTTCAGATACTTTTGCAAATGTAAAACCACCTATTACGTCTTTTAGAACAAGCAGTCTTATTAGAAAGCCTTCTGAAGAAACCACGTCTGCCAAGGTATCAGCTGGAAATGTTCCTCCGTTAGTAGATCAAAAAGTCATTGGAAATGAGAGCAAGGCTGGTGGTGAAGTCGTCACAAACATGACTTTCTATAGTGGTCACAATACAAATACTGTCATTCTTTTTGAGACAGCAGGCACGGAGCAGTCAAAGGTAAGCCTGGCCCAAGGAAAAAGGGCTGCTGATGACCACAGGGTGTTGAGTACTATACAGACAAAAGAGTCTCAGAGCAATGTGAAGCAGGAGAAACCATCTCAACCATCACATGAGACATCCAGGAGTCCTGAAGGGTCTCTTCACAGGCAGATATTGCTTTCCTCCAGTGTTCGACCAGTCTCTTGGAACTCCCTcaaaactggagaaaagaaagatgctcCTGAAGATCGTTCAGTGGAGAAAACCAACACTGATGCAAATAACATAAACAATAAAGTGGGTATCTCTCTTGATGTGCAGCAAAGGCCAAAACCTAGACCAgtatctgctgtttttctggaaTCTTTGAGAGATCAAACGCATCGTACTGTGGAAGCTTCAGAGGAAAAGTCTCCTACGGAGAAATCGTGGGTTAGGAAACCAAGGCCTTTGTCTATGGACCTGACGGCTAAATTTGAACTTAAAGACCTCTCTACGAGCAAGAAGGCTTGCTCATCCCATGAGAGCAAGGAGACTGTATCAGTAACTTCTTTTACTGACGTGGGCAGCCATGGTCAGTCTGAAACGGGGccaaaaactgaagaaattgaATTTAATAAAGGCAgctcttcaaaaacaaatttgaaATGCAGTAGTCAGGAGATTAGCATcctaaataaaggaaaacacacgtgggaaacaaagcagaaatctgaAAGCGAGCAAACTGAGACAAAACCAAGCATAGTGACTAATTTGTATAGTTCTGAGAGAGCCTTTGAAAGTGCCggtgaaagcagaacaaacagggaagggaagaggtTGGATCAAAAGGAAACGTGTGTGTTTCTCAGCTGTGAAAGCCCTGCAGCTTCCTCAGAGAAGGAGAACAGCATCGTAAGAGGTAGTGTTAAGAAACACATCAGTTTGTTCACGTCAGAAAATCCTGGTGCCTCTGTAGATACAGAGACTCTCCCATCGGCTGCTGAGAGGGAAAACAAGTGCGTGAACATCCAGCAGAGAATCAAAGAACTTACAACAGAAAGCACTGATGCTAAGCCAGGAAATCTTCGTAGATCGCTTCAATCTCGACCTCTTTCTGCAGACCTGACAAAGAT GTTTTCAAGTCCAACATCATCGACCAGTGAAGTAAAGCCTGAGAAAGCTGCTGAAGTGAGGAACAACTCTGGGAGCGAAATGCAAGAACAtcaaaaa AGCAAGGAGATAACTATGCTTGCTCATAGAGAAGATCCCACTGAAGCTCATGCTGCTGGGAACCCTTGGAAATCCCGACAGGTTGTAAAAATAACCAACAGAACAGATCAGACAGAGACAAAGGGAAGCTTCCCTGGAGACAGCCAACGCTTCTCTCAGCAGAGTGAAAATTCCATCTCGTTCACAAGCAGCTTTGAAAAAAGATTAAAACCAACCAACGTGACAGAAAAAACCTGCATTAAAACTGTCCGGGCCACCATGTTTGATCATAACGTTCAGAGGCACAATGTTGCTGATGATCTTCCTGGAACTGTTTCGCCATTGAAAATGAGTGGTGAGCTCGAAGCAAAGCCTGATGTGGTGACTTTGGGGCATACCAGGCGTTCGTGGGTGGGAGAAGCTTTTCCAAGCAAGTCTCCTTCTAGGGATCCTAATGATTTCTTCTCCAGTGAATGCACTTTATCTGAACGAAAAAAAGACTTGGATAAAACTGAAACTGATCCAGTATTAATAGCTGAGAAAATACCTTACtctacaaacagaaataaaagctctggagtaaatgagaaaacaagcaagctacatgctgaaattaaaacagacaGGAGTGAAGATTCTTCCACTGATGGAACAGGGAGGTCTAATCTGGTGAAATGCTCTTCTGAGAAAAGTAGTTTTAGACAAAGAGGAGTAGACTATGAATTTGGACCCAGCTTTGGTCATGAAGTTGTCTCAACCAGCGTAAAAAAACAGCAGGTCCATTCATCTTCAGTGCTTCTAAGTGGGCAATTATGTAAATCTTCCAGTAGCCTCCATCCTGATGTGAAAGAGGAATCTAGAGCTTTTGCTGTGAGGAGAAGTCTAGACTCAAACTTCAAGGATCAAGACTTGGGTTTACATAGTACAGCtcctgaaaacagagaaaaaatcaGAGCAATAGATCCAGAAGAAAAGGTCAGGAGAACTAAAAGTAGCATTTCTGACTTGAAGACTTCAGAAAGGTGGAGAAGGAAAACCTTGCCTCATGATTCTGTCAAGGCAGAAGAAATCAGCTGGCTCACACCTGACAATACAAAAAGGCTGAGTTGGACAGATTCATTGCAATTGGAAGAAAATTcacttaaaaagagaaatatcaaaGAACGGATGGAGGGACATGAGGCAAAGCAAACTGCTCCTGGCAGTTCTGACGAGCACTTGAAAAATCAGAGTTCTACCCTTGAACCAAAAGCAACTTATTTTGCAGTGACTTATCAAATTTCCAGTatcaaaaaagagaaaagttttGTTGGTACTGCTGGCACAAGTGTAAGTAGTAAGATTTCTAGCTCGAGTGAGGGAGGAGCAGTTAATGTAGGTCCTGATTTTCCTGGTAGGTCCAAACCAGATAAAAGCATAGTGAGTATGGATTGTAGAGAAGAGTCACGAGAAGTGTACGTTAAAAAGGATTGGGTGAAAGGAGAGGACAAAGATAATGCTTCTTCCAAAAACATTGCATCCAGTAATTTTCATGTATCTGGGAAAGATAAGTGTTATGAGAAGGGTCTGGATCAAGCTAAAGAAAAGATCATAGATGTTGATGCTTTTTTGTTAAAACAGGAACGGGAAAATGTGGCTCAAACTGATGTCAAAAGTAGCAGAGGAAAGGTCTCCACTTATCATGAACCCCGATCCTCCCTGCATTTTGCACAGCTGCACAAAGAGGGTGAAGTAGTCACACAGAAGAGCAGTGAAAGCAGCTGTGGTGTATCTGGAAGGAAGGCTGAGGATGGTTACAGGCTCCAGGTTCTCGATATTGATGCCCTTATGGCAGAATATAAAGAAGAATCGGTGAAGGGCGGTAGTATTCAAGACAAGGTCTCTGAAGAGCACAGTTTATTTGGTAGGAGCAAATCAAAGAACAAGAGGAATGTGTCAGACAGGGTGAGTTCTTCCTATACCTGGAAGGAGTGGAAGGGATCGGATCACTATGCTGTTAGTAGCAAACAGGGTGAGCGTGTGGAGGAGTATCACAGGCCAGAGAAATTGGTTCCAactgaaaagagcaaagagaaattgGATTCCCATGGCCCCGAGTCTGATAAACAGAAGTCCAAAGACAAAAAGTTAGGCTCTCCTCCCTGGGAAAATCCCAGCTGCTTGTTTCCAGATAAGTTTGCCAATTCTCCTGTGGAGttcactgcaaagaaaacattcatcATTGATGATGATCAAGACGTGAACTTAACTTCCAGGAACCAAAGTTCACAAGCTGTGATTGACAAGGTTCAGCCTGTACATGCAGTTGGTGTGGACCAAAAACTGGAAGTTAATTTTGCTTCCAGGTTGTCCATAAAGGCCAATGATGGGCTACTACAGAGGAAGGTGGTCACAAAAGAACAGTTCTCAGAGGTGACTCTGGAAGGTGACTGGAGCAAAAATGTAGCGAGGAGCTCTGTAACAAAGAATAGAGATGACGTGAATAAGGTGACCTGTGCCAACGACTCTTCCAATGTGAAAAGTAAAACTAAAGATTGGAAGAGCAGCACATCTGGCTTAGGAAGTGCAACCCCAGATCTGAGACGCTCCTATTCTGAAAAGAGCCGCCCAGGAAAAGATGGTCCATCACACATGCAagaagtgagaggaaaaaaggagctGTATCGCTCCAGGCAGAGCTTCCCACCAGAGAGCGTGGATAATGGGTGGAAAACCAAGGTCGTATCTCAGTCGGAGTCTTACTTCCATGAGGATAAGAAG GCTCCCAGGAAAGAGTGGACCAAGCAGAGTTCagaaaaaacagatggaagagaattttcctttgtttctacTCAGAGAAGAAGTCACAGCTTTTTTTATAAGGACAGAAGGACGGAGAGCATAACG GACCAGCTGAAGCAATGCTTCACAAGACAGCCCCCCGAAGCCAAGGACACAGACACACTGGTGCAGGAGCCCGACAGCCAGTATGGCACCTGGAGCGAGCAGCGACGCAGCGGAGACAG CTTTGTACCTGAATCTCCTTCATCAGAAAACGATGTCATTTCTACAAGAAAGCAGCCACCAAACAGCCAGCCATCGTCCCTGTCCTCTCAAACAGAGCCCACCTCCCTGGCTGACCGCTGTGACTTCTCTAAAGACCAAAGGAGCACAAGTCTGGACCGTTCCAGCACTGATATAGACTCTACTGATGGAACCGAGTTACCTCCTCCAGGAGATGCCTATCCTGATGGAAAGACCACTGACTTCTCCTTCATTGAT caAACCACTATTCTGGACTCCAGTGCACTGAAAAACCGCGTACAGCTCAGCAAGAAGAGACGCCATCGGGCTCCTCTTTCCCACTCAGTGAGAAGAAGCAGAGGACTGGAGTATGACAACAGATTTTCATTGACGGAAGAATCGGGTAGTACATGGATGTTTAAAGATTCCACAG AAGAGAAGAAACCTATGCAACAAGAGGATtctgatgaggaagaaaagacacAGCGTTCTGGGAGATTGTCTTCTGTGCAAGCTCAGAGGCTTCCCATATTTCCAGGAATGGACCACTCTGTTCTCAAG GCCCAGCTGCGGAAAAGGCACGAGTCTGAGAGTCCTGGTGAGCCAAGTTCTGCTCAGCCGTTTAAATCCCCTAAACCACAGCTTGGAACTCCTGGTAGCAGAATACTGCCCTCCAGTGTAGAGAAGGAGGAAAG GTCAGAAGAAAAATCCCCTCAGTGGCTTAAGGAGCTGAAATCAAAGAAGAGACAGAGCCATTATGAGAATCAGGTTTGA